In Halomarina salina, one DNA window encodes the following:
- a CDS encoding DUF2243 domain-containing protein — protein MTTRNDAPGRSTRSTTTRALLGAGTFGFGFSGLVDVLLLHHVLQWHHLVSAVYSPSTMDGLRTNILADGLFSLAMVVIASVGAGLVWQAERRTSVPLAIRPVAGAAVVGLGLFDLFDVVVDHMLLGLHHAVGQGGRYDLHWAVVSLLIVAVGAYIYRTSTPGRDATDEAT, from the coding sequence ATGACGACACGGAACGACGCTCCCGGACGGTCGACGCGGAGTACAACGACGCGGGCGCTGCTCGGAGCCGGAACGTTCGGGTTCGGGTTCAGCGGTCTCGTCGACGTGCTGTTACTACACCACGTCCTGCAGTGGCACCACCTCGTCTCGGCCGTCTACTCCCCGTCCACGATGGACGGTCTGCGGACGAACATCCTCGCCGACGGCCTGTTCTCGCTCGCGATGGTCGTCATCGCGAGCGTCGGCGCGGGGCTCGTCTGGCAGGCAGAGCGACGGACGAGCGTCCCGCTCGCGATACGACCCGTCGCTGGAGCGGCCGTCGTCGGGCTCGGCCTGTTCGACCTGTTCGACGTGGTCGTCGACCACATGCTGCTCGGCCTCCACCACGCCGTCGGGCAGGGTGGGCGGTACGACCTGCACTGGGCCGTCGTCAGCCTCCTCATCGTCGCCGTCGGGGCGTACATCTACCGAACGAGCACTCCGGGGCGCGACGCCACCGACGAGGCGACCTGA